Proteins found in one Sorghum bicolor cultivar BTx623 chromosome 1, Sorghum_bicolor_NCBIv3, whole genome shotgun sequence genomic segment:
- the LOC8059330 gene encoding uncharacterized protein LOC8059330, which produces MASSSSSPSNPASPQPPPLLLPPPEPASGGPMPPPPLPDVRTRPRPSPTVADGVRGLLRSGEALIRAVFGGNSGQPRLPVKHQQHHLHHQQPQQHPHAHHRPGDIMKRIQRETFSDVMKFKEKHDQIEHILSLYKTGKGFEFLDLPIQVKIALDAVGALFFVDSTEFEQAKATLDKVGRRTGLSSRFVFESKTRGKDTIAAELSTQLGAGGHLGRPVELTRLQYNARIKKWLTMTLVPFGAQCNNFLHSSSMIQNLQSQASFEGPPSFFEHHNCGAGFRMEGSKFTASFAELIFGSGGLDSGGGGTNRMTTFGQVSCKPANDVKLSLSGIWQVHSLSPRFNNLGILAIPLGSLKPGNPTVSGTGEQTELSVKFNNQTGARATSHTVVAVHGASPDVQLPQSMALMADCELYKTLKTEGWLQMERSNHGPVRWGFSLSDIPDNELGWGVKVSGGTTEEMRRRNQLQHLELEGFLNFNLGKGARLQPGLVYAKMESKMTPALFLRSSWAM; this is translated from the exons ATGGCCTCTTCGTCGTCCTCACCCTCCAACCCCGCGTCGCCACAGCCGCCGCctctgctgctgccgccgccggagcCAGCGTCCGGCGGACCCAtgcctccgccgccgctgccggacGTCAGGACCAGGCCCAGGCCGAGCCCCACCGTCGCCGATGGCGTCCGCGGCCTGCTCAGGTCCGGCGAGGCGCTCATCCGCGCCGTCTTCGGGGGTAACTCCGGCCAGCCGCGACTTCCCGTGAAGCATCAGCAGCATCACCTTCACCACCAGCAGCCACAACAGCACCCGCATGCGCATCACCGCCCT GGTGATATCATGAAGCGCATACAAAGAGAAACATTTTCCGATGTCATGAAGTTCAAGGAGAAACATGATCAGATTGAACACATCCTTTCGTTATATAAAACCGGCAAGGGGTTTGAGTTCCTAGATCTCCCTATCCAGGTGAAAATAGCACTTGATGCAGTTGGGGCACTGTTTTTTGTCGACTCTACTGAATTCGAACAAGCAAAAGCAACCCTTGACAAGGTGGGGAGAAGAACGGGCCTCAGTTCAAGGTTCGTCTTTGAGTCAAAGACCAGGGGCAAAGACACCATTGCTGCAGAGCTCTCAACTCAGCTCGGAGCAGGTGGCCATTTGGGGAGACCTGTAGAACTGACTAGGCTGCAGTACAATGCCCGGATCAAAAAATGGCTGACGATGACTTTAGTCCCGTTTGGAGCCCAGTGCAACAACTTCTTGCATAGTTCAAGCATGATTCAG AATCTACAGAGTCAAGCCTCTTTTGAAGGTCCACCTTCATTTTTCGAACATCACAACTGCGGCGCTGGTTTCAGAATGGAAGGATCCAAATTCACTGCCTCCTTTGCTGAGCTAATCTTCGGTTCAGGAGGACTAGACAGTGGGGGCGGAGGAACTAACCGCATGACAACATTCGGGCAAGTGTCCTGCAAACCAGCCAATGATGTCAAGCTCAGTTTGTCAGGAATTTGGCAGGTCCACTCCTTGTCGCCCCGGTTCAACAATCTTGGAATCCTTGCTATTCCACTAGGCAGCCTGAAACCAGGAAACCCCACCGTAAGCGGTACAGGAGAACAAACCGAATTGAGTGTGAAATTCAACAATCAGACTGGTGCCCGTGCCACTTCACACACCGTAGTGGCAGTGCATGGTGCCTCTCCTGATGTGCAGCTACCGCAGTCTATGGCGCTGATGGCGGACTGCGAGCTGTACAAAACTCTCAAGACAGAAGGTTGGCTTCAGATGGAGAGGTCCAACCATGGACCAGTGCGCTGGGGCTTCTCGTTGTCCGACATCCCGGATAACGAACTCGGGTGGGGGGTGAAGGTGAGCGGCGGCACGACTGAAGAGATGAGGAGGAGGAATCAGCTGCAGCACCTGGAACTGGAAGGGTTCCTCAACTTCAACCTTGGTAAGGGCGCAAGGTTGCAACCAGGACTTGTGTATGCCAAAATGGAGAGTAAGATGACGCCGGCGCTGTTTCTGCGCTCGTCGTGGGCCATGTGA
- the LOC8064873 gene encoding SKP1-like protein 13 has protein sequence MAPPAADAATTTEQEQHAAEGEGVVEVGGDLRLVAECGTEVRLSRSAARMSTMLLGMIEAGCADGGIPINGADVGTLRLVAAYCEKHAPHYDPVASAARLRDPFPPFPIEFTPPTYAIKPVTHPDPDPHGLEAWDHKFISDFRDNSALFNLIIVANLMAIEDLIDLGCTAVADKIRGKTPDEIRVALDIENDYTPEQEAEVRRENAWAFED, from the exons ATGGCTCCCCCGGCCGCCgacgcggcgacgacgacggagcaggagcagcacgcGGCGGAAGGGGAAGGCGTCGTCGAGGTCGGCGGCGACCTACGGCTGGTGGCGGAGTGCGGCACGGAGGTGCGGCTGTCGCGCTCCGCGGCGCGGATGTCGACGATGCTCCTCGGCATGATTGAGGCCGGCTGCGCGGATGGCGGCATCCCCATCAACGGCGCCGACGTCGGCACGCTCCGCCTGGTGGCGGCCTACTGCGAGAAGCACGCGCCGCACTACGACCCCGTGGCCTCCGCGGCGAGGCTCCGCGACCCGTTCCCGCCCTTCCCCATCGAGTTCACGCCGCCCACGTACGCCATCAAGCCCGTCACCCACCCCGACCCCGACCCGCACGGCCTCGAGGCTTGGGACCACAAGTTCATCAGCGACTTCCGCGACAACTCCGCCCTCTTCAACCTCATCATC GTTGCCAACTTAATGGCCATCGAGGACCTGATCGACCTGGGCTGCACGGCCGTAGCGGACAAGATTAGGGGCAAGACGCCTGATGAGATCCGCGTTGCCTTGGACATCGAGAACGACTACACGCCGGAGCAGGAGGCCGAGGTCAGGAGGGAGAACGCCTGGGCATTCGAGGATTGA
- the LOC8059331 gene encoding uncharacterized protein LOC8059331 yields the protein MEAAARRPRVLTEIDPHSEWVHGREFDALVVDVTGFSKDQLKVQLEPSGSLKVSGERDVDGGGGRQWCHFTKRFDLPAGCCAAAAITVQLDKGMLYIQVPRRQGGTEQQPAEAAEVYEDALRGVSDETSDDGHGHGWNIGGRVAARRDDGEQHHPLRRFARGVSRHRQVVLNVVLAVLLLWLVAFAKND from the exons ATGgaagcggcggcgcggcggcctcGCGTCCTCACCGAGATCGACCCGCACAGCGAGTGGGTGCACGGCCGCGAGTTCGACGCGCTCGTCGTGGACGTCACAG GGTTCAGCAAGGACCAGCTGAAGGTGCAGCTGGAGCCGTCGGGGAGCCTCAAGGTCAGCGGCGAGCGCGACGTCGACGGGGGCGGCGGCAGGCAGTGGTGCCACTTCACCAAGCGCTTCGACCTCCCCGCaggctgctgcgccgccgccgcgatcaCCGTCCAACTCGACAAGGGCATGCTCTACATCCAGGTGCCGCGCCGGCAGGGTGGCACCGAGCAACAGCCAGCGGAGGCGGCGGAGGTGTACGAGGACGCGCTGCGGGGAGTGTCGGACGAGACCAGCGAcgacggccacggccacggctgGAACATCGGCGGCCGTGTGGCGGCGCGGCGAGACGACGGCGAGCAGCATCACCCGCTCCGGCGGTTCGCCAGGGGCGTCAGCAGGCACCGGCAGGTGGTCCTGAACGTCGTGCTCGCCGTCCTCCTCCTCTGGCTCGTCGCGTTCGCCAAAAACGACTGA